The Armatimonadota bacterium genome includes a window with the following:
- a CDS encoding ATP-binding protein yields the protein MHARLQRLVVEDPKSARVLFCELLDADVPVLEHFLARIAAPGDGRLRQMVANAVRERADKGKVVGHLVRWRAVETDEFTKRAIVAALADVDLVDHKSPPTASLAEPLLVEAYRYVSNRLSHKVRNSLMGVDAAVMRISDLASGARDDLAQTGLLSAMAELKDALRTLGRVVEYDEGNDEFFRLRSVCLLGWIEDMTRTYGIKYSPIDLRLPDGRARTARIIASDFLLDTIFWNLWINSHQAVDGRCSITIESTLDVGRISLILLDNGTGFPKQAVGVAFREQFSTGQATGRGRGLLEVQEAIERLQGSATLIECGAGDYRVCLVFPLEV from the coding sequence ATGCATGCCCGGCTTCAGCGTTTGGTGGTGGAGGATCCGAAGTCAGCTCGCGTTTTGTTCTGCGAGCTCCTGGATGCGGACGTGCCCGTCCTGGAGCATTTTCTGGCGCGCATCGCTGCTCCGGGAGACGGTCGTCTCCGGCAAATGGTTGCGAACGCCGTGCGCGAACGCGCGGACAAAGGGAAGGTGGTTGGGCATCTCGTCAGATGGCGGGCGGTCGAAACAGACGAGTTCACTAAACGTGCGATTGTAGCGGCCTTGGCCGACGTTGATCTTGTCGACCACAAGTCTCCTCCAACGGCATCGTTGGCCGAACCGCTCCTTGTTGAGGCATATCGTTACGTGTCGAACCGTTTGAGCCACAAGGTTCGCAATTCGCTGATGGGGGTTGACGCCGCGGTGATGCGGATATCAGACCTCGCGTCAGGCGCCCGAGACGATCTGGCTCAAACCGGGTTGCTTTCGGCAATGGCCGAATTGAAAGACGCACTACGGACGTTGGGACGAGTGGTGGAATACGATGAGGGTAATGATGAGTTTTTTCGCCTCCGCTCCGTTTGCCTGTTGGGCTGGATTGAGGATATGACGCGGACGTATGGGATCAAGTACTCTCCCATCGATCTCCGCCTACCGGATGGGCGCGCGCGTACAGCTCGCATAATCGCGAGTGACTTCCTCCTTGACACCATATTCTGGAACCTCTGGATCAACTCGCACCAAGCGGTAGACGGACGGTGCTCAATCACGATCGAGAGTACTCTCGATGTGGGGCGCATATCCCTTATCTTGTTGGATAATGGGACTGGTTTTCCGAAACAGGCCGTGGGTGTTGCGTTCCGAGAGCAGTTCTCTACTGGACAGGCTACGGGACGCGGGCGCGGCCTCCTCGAAGTGCAGGAGGCGATCGAGAGACTTCAAGGGTCCGCCACGCTCATCGAATGCGGCGCCGGAGATTATAGGGTGTGTCTTGTGTTTCCGCTGGAGGTCTGA
- a CDS encoding AAA domain-containing protein: protein MTVPLLSKTAISQYFRTECQRQLRFTLYPDNESYRAQREAQGMPAPQPPRPGLHHIRREGEDWQAEKLGDLTEALGAAALVGSPKALPDGRTLYVAEPLRDLLGRAVPGTFLVEAQYEVTSAFEDALFIAGHRAGLGLRYSDVRPDLVQVLPARTSVEGIRADGSRTVLPPEDGRLQLRVIDIKLASEPSVGYFGEVVYYMLTLAAWLQQNGLDNRFVVVPDGAVWPGSHEASALASARREAAAEGTALTTQQLMDVLEGDLEFLGGAFDVLAIRLRRFLQDEVPPVLAEADWRSLPWHVGNRCQSCEYLGEPRLDAQGRPTELPDHCLPMAERDGHLSRVAFVSRGATLSLKEAGIADVPSLAQCEPDHVAFDGHQALRATRTVVAGRARSLGSGSAGLPPNGGTSALMPGWADLRIYLDVHFDVGSAITFALGIKAFWVEPWVAGHGAGGRATHAWRDQVFVVDGKDVERERRELLAFLDHLQRILADARGRNTGTTYQVYLWDRLAYEHLTRIVGRHLDSILQDGNLQQLAWLFPPEELLPNPTLTVRRSPVTIVGDVAKAVLAAPVPHYYTLLNVARHYHDAGLPDNLAGFSTHPHFETALSDQVPSERAHEIWSHSSRPNWSEQVATLRETVVKRLRALESVTKRLERDLRAHLVQHAPPISIGPPTRQNRVSDDGQLWHAYTKLNQALEELDVQQIRAMPAHEREARFRSARLIARLTGAGELEALQAMGLSARPGRRVYRLRHGSREVKFREGDFSCALAPESDPTFLDRTLSSVALGSPPDPGDGSGDRTLMGDVTAVAVVGIDRDNAAIALDPNTRWPQGLDDLERFGRANLTTEVTLDPVQHDYFSRKLLAALQGIGNPQVAVAAAAVRRAVGLTGRGARPAPMSPAAEVLWTAADLHRSPVARELPAARAELVASGLDLNPAQWDAWSQALTRRLQLIWGPPGTGKSRTAQAIVLGAAYEALRTGRPFRILVCAFTYRATDNVLLGVNAKAPGLLAGDVEVHRLRSYRSPVDASVPASIDRPVNQRNPSQELLALHARLLASRGVTIVGGTADQVHNLMLAGSGSAVEGLFDLVLIDEASQMDVAHAAVALCSLATGGAVVLAGDSKQLPPIHKAEPPKGLEDHVGSVYTYCELRHGVPSVMLDLNYRSNATLVGFSLRAGYRRELSAYSPDLELDLVSALPAEAPADWPPTLFWTREWAAFLDPGRPACCFLYDENRSSQWNRFEADAVASLVALLHGNVGGQLLNERDPRTGNVLPTDSAACSSEYFWQSGIGVVTPHRAQQGLIVGRLQGIFAPRGVAAQTIRDAVDTVERFQGQQRDVIIASFALGDPDAIRDEEQFLMSLNRFNVMASRARAKLIVLVSRQVIDHLAGDAEILRGSALLKLYAESFCGHRRGMRLGWVSDGEDTLVEGTFGWAP from the coding sequence ATGACCGTGCCGCTACTTTCCAAAACAGCGATATCGCAGTATTTCCGCACCGAGTGCCAGCGGCAACTGCGCTTCACCCTATACCCCGACAACGAATCCTACCGGGCTCAACGGGAAGCGCAGGGCATGCCAGCCCCCCAGCCTCCGCGTCCGGGCCTTCACCACATCCGGCGGGAAGGTGAGGACTGGCAGGCCGAAAAGCTCGGCGATCTGACCGAAGCGCTCGGGGCCGCCGCCCTCGTGGGATCGCCGAAAGCGCTCCCCGACGGACGCACCCTCTACGTCGCCGAGCCGCTGCGCGACCTGCTCGGGCGGGCGGTTCCCGGGACCTTTCTCGTCGAAGCCCAGTATGAGGTCACGTCGGCCTTCGAGGACGCCCTCTTCATCGCGGGGCACCGGGCGGGCCTGGGGCTCCGGTACTCCGACGTCCGTCCGGACCTCGTCCAGGTGCTGCCGGCGCGGACCAGCGTCGAAGGAATCCGAGCTGACGGGAGCCGTACGGTGCTGCCACCCGAAGACGGCCGACTGCAACTCCGCGTGATCGATATCAAGCTCGCCTCCGAGCCGTCGGTCGGGTACTTCGGCGAAGTCGTGTACTACATGCTCACCTTGGCGGCCTGGCTGCAGCAGAATGGCCTGGATAACCGATTCGTCGTGGTCCCGGACGGGGCGGTATGGCCTGGCAGCCACGAAGCCTCTGCTCTCGCTTCTGCGCGAAGGGAGGCCGCAGCCGAGGGGACCGCCCTGACAACCCAGCAACTCATGGATGTTCTTGAAGGGGACCTGGAGTTCCTTGGCGGCGCATTCGACGTGCTCGCCATACGCCTGCGCCGTTTCCTTCAGGACGAGGTCCCGCCGGTCCTGGCCGAGGCAGACTGGAGGAGCCTGCCGTGGCACGTTGGGAACCGCTGCCAGAGCTGCGAATACCTTGGCGAACCGCGATTGGACGCCCAAGGCCGGCCTACCGAGCTTCCCGACCACTGCCTGCCGATGGCGGAGCGGGACGGCCACCTGAGCCGCGTCGCGTTCGTCAGCCGCGGCGCCACCCTATCACTCAAGGAAGCCGGCATCGCCGACGTGCCATCCCTCGCCCAGTGCGAGCCGGATCACGTGGCGTTCGACGGCCACCAGGCGCTTCGCGCGACGCGCACGGTGGTCGCCGGCAGAGCCCGCTCGCTGGGTAGTGGTAGTGCCGGCCTTCCCCCGAATGGCGGCACGTCGGCGCTCATGCCCGGATGGGCCGATCTGCGTATCTACTTGGACGTCCACTTCGACGTCGGAAGCGCCATCACGTTCGCGCTCGGAATCAAGGCTTTCTGGGTGGAGCCCTGGGTTGCCGGGCATGGCGCGGGCGGGCGGGCGACCCATGCGTGGCGGGACCAGGTCTTCGTCGTCGACGGGAAGGACGTCGAGAGGGAACGCCGCGAACTCCTCGCCTTCCTGGACCACCTGCAGCGCATCCTGGCGGACGCGCGGGGGCGAAACACCGGCACGACATACCAGGTGTACCTATGGGACCGCCTCGCATACGAGCACCTCACGCGCATCGTCGGGCGGCACCTAGACTCCATCCTGCAAGACGGGAACCTCCAGCAGCTCGCCTGGCTCTTCCCGCCGGAGGAGTTGCTGCCGAACCCGACGCTCACGGTCCGGCGTTCCCCGGTCACGATCGTCGGCGACGTGGCCAAGGCAGTCCTGGCGGCACCGGTGCCCCACTACTACACCCTGCTCAACGTCGCCCGCCACTACCACGACGCGGGGCTGCCGGACAACCTGGCAGGCTTCAGCACTCACCCTCACTTCGAGACCGCGCTCAGCGACCAGGTACCTTCCGAGCGGGCCCACGAGATCTGGTCGCACTCCTCGAGGCCGAACTGGTCCGAGCAGGTGGCGACTTTGCGCGAGACAGTAGTCAAGCGGCTGCGCGCCCTCGAATCGGTGACGAAGCGGCTCGAACGGGATCTGCGCGCCCACCTTGTACAGCACGCTCCACCGATCAGCATCGGTCCGCCCACCCGCCAGAACCGGGTGAGCGACGACGGCCAGCTCTGGCACGCGTATACAAAGCTGAACCAGGCGCTCGAGGAACTGGACGTGCAGCAGATTCGGGCCATGCCGGCGCACGAGCGCGAAGCCCGCTTCCGGAGCGCGCGCCTCATCGCGCGGCTCACCGGGGCGGGAGAGCTGGAAGCCCTGCAGGCAATGGGGCTGTCTGCCAGGCCCGGCCGTCGGGTCTACCGGCTGCGTCACGGTTCGCGCGAGGTGAAGTTCCGCGAAGGAGACTTCTCCTGCGCGCTCGCCCCCGAGAGCGATCCGACGTTCCTTGACCGCACGCTGTCCTCGGTAGCGCTGGGAAGTCCTCCCGACCCGGGCGACGGGAGCGGCGACCGGACGCTGATGGGGGACGTGACGGCGGTTGCGGTCGTCGGCATCGACCGCGACAACGCCGCCATCGCCCTCGACCCGAACACCCGCTGGCCGCAGGGATTAGACGACCTCGAGCGTTTCGGCCGCGCCAACCTGACGACCGAGGTGACCCTGGACCCGGTGCAACACGACTACTTCAGCCGCAAGCTCCTGGCGGCCCTGCAGGGTATCGGCAACCCTCAGGTGGCCGTAGCGGCCGCAGCGGTGCGCAGGGCGGTCGGGCTGACGGGCCGCGGGGCCCGTCCCGCGCCGATGTCACCGGCAGCCGAGGTGCTCTGGACGGCGGCCGACCTGCACCGAAGTCCAGTGGCGAGGGAGCTCCCGGCGGCCAGGGCGGAGCTGGTAGCGAGCGGCCTCGACCTCAATCCCGCCCAGTGGGACGCGTGGTCGCAGGCGCTCACGCGCCGGCTCCAGCTCATCTGGGGTCCGCCGGGCACGGGAAAGAGCCGGACCGCACAAGCGATCGTCCTCGGCGCCGCCTACGAGGCCCTCCGGACCGGCCGGCCCTTCCGGATCCTCGTATGCGCGTTCACCTACCGGGCGACGGATAACGTCCTACTGGGCGTGAACGCCAAGGCACCAGGCCTGCTTGCCGGCGATGTCGAGGTCCACCGCCTGCGATCCTACCGCAGCCCGGTCGACGCATCGGTCCCGGCTTCTATCGACCGCCCAGTGAACCAGCGGAACCCGAGCCAGGAACTCCTTGCGCTTCACGCCCGCCTGCTAGCCAGTCGGGGGGTTACGATCGTCGGCGGGACGGCGGACCAGGTGCACAACCTGATGCTTGCCGGGTCCGGCAGTGCGGTCGAAGGGCTCTTTGACTTGGTGCTCATCGACGAGGCGTCCCAGATGGATGTGGCGCACGCCGCGGTGGCGCTCTGTTCCCTTGCCACCGGCGGCGCGGTGGTCCTGGCAGGGGACAGCAAGCAGCTGCCGCCGATCCACAAGGCCGAGCCGCCCAAGGGACTGGAGGACCACGTCGGATCCGTCTATACCTACTGCGAGCTGAGGCACGGAGTGCCCTCGGTCATGCTTGACCTCAACTACCGCTCGAACGCCACCCTCGTGGGGTTCTCGCTTCGGGCCGGATACCGCCGCGAGCTCAGCGCATATTCCCCCGACCTGGAGCTGGACCTCGTGTCCGCGCTTCCTGCCGAAGCACCGGCAGACTGGCCCCCCACCCTCTTCTGGACACGGGAGTGGGCCGCGTTTCTCGATCCCGGCCGCCCGGCCTGCTGCTTCCTCTACGACGAGAACCGTAGCAGCCAGTGGAACCGCTTCGAAGCCGACGCCGTCGCCTCCCTCGTGGCGCTTCTCCACGGGAACGTCGGGGGGCAGCTCCTCAATGAGCGCGATCCGCGCACCGGCAACGTCCTGCCGACGGACTCCGCAGCATGCTCGTCCGAGTACTTCTGGCAGTCAGGCATTGGCGTCGTCACGCCCCACCGCGCCCAGCAGGGGCTCATTGTCGGACGCCTCCAAGGCATCTTCGCGCCGCGAGGAGTGGCGGCGCAGACGATCCGCGACGCCGTCGACACAGTCGAGCGATTCCAGGGGCAGCAGCGAGACGTCATCATCGCGTCCTTCGCGCTTGGCGATCCGGACGCGATCCGGGACGAAGAGCAGTTCCTGATGAGCCTGAACCGTTTCAACGTGATGGCCTCGCGTGCCCGAGCCAAGCTGATCGTGCTGGTCTCTCGGCAGGTGATCGACCATCTTGCAGGCGACGCCGAGATCCTGCGGGGTTCGGCGCTCCTGAAGCTGTACGCGGAGTCGTTCTGTGGCCACCGGAGGGGGATGCGCTTAGGATGGGTCTCGGACGGCGAGGACACGCTCGTGGAGGGCACCTTCGGGTGGGCTCCCTAA
- a CDS encoding DUF932 domain-containing protein, translating to MKQGRPLPELAAELERQANAKQDYLAEAEAMCLRSNGVSRLVLDEAGQDYQLAEIAHGQIADYLGIPKAFYDRLRGETSTLRIPVDGVNGHDDLRGSYEEPDTPLFDVMVNTLMMGKGTERRLVRTLDGKARAFLSDSFNPDIDNIDVFTVVARILLEAGLSPETVVSCEVTERRLYLKVISPALEAIIRLGNGNGYLKEPQVVRAGFVLMNSEVGLGSLIVQQYVCVLVCTNGLIREDAYRQRHLGKTLQSDEDGGIYRSDTRVADARARLLKLRDHIADALDETRFREFTARMQESTEVRITGSVEKGVEATARRFGLIQHEKDAVLRNLIEGADLSMWGLSNAVTAAASTLKDYDRATELEAIGGRILSLTPSEARDILAA from the coding sequence ATGAAACAGGGACGCCCGCTGCCCGAACTGGCAGCGGAACTCGAACGACAGGCCAACGCCAAGCAGGACTACCTGGCCGAAGCGGAGGCGATGTGCCTCAGAAGCAACGGCGTGAGCCGCCTGGTCCTCGACGAGGCCGGACAGGACTACCAGCTGGCCGAGATCGCTCACGGACAGATCGCCGACTATCTCGGCATTCCCAAGGCCTTCTACGACAGGCTGCGGGGTGAGACCAGTACCCTCAGGATCCCCGTCGACGGCGTGAATGGCCACGACGATCTGCGAGGTAGCTACGAAGAACCGGACACCCCGCTCTTTGACGTGATGGTCAACACCCTGATGATGGGGAAGGGGACCGAACGGCGCCTCGTGCGGACATTGGACGGGAAGGCCCGCGCCTTTCTCTCTGACAGCTTTAATCCCGATATCGACAACATCGACGTCTTCACCGTCGTGGCCAGGATCCTCCTGGAAGCCGGACTTTCCCCCGAGACCGTCGTATCGTGCGAGGTGACGGAGCGCCGGCTCTACCTGAAGGTGATAAGCCCGGCGCTGGAGGCCATCATCCGGTTGGGAAACGGCAACGGCTACCTGAAGGAGCCGCAGGTCGTGCGGGCCGGGTTCGTCCTGATGAACAGCGAGGTGGGCTTGGGCTCCCTCATCGTCCAGCAGTACGTCTGCGTGCTCGTCTGCACCAACGGCCTGATTCGGGAGGACGCCTACCGTCAGCGCCACCTCGGAAAGACCCTCCAGTCCGACGAGGACGGCGGTATCTACCGCTCCGACACCCGCGTCGCCGACGCCAGGGCCCGGCTTCTCAAGCTCAGGGACCACATCGCCGACGCCCTGGACGAAACCCGATTCCGGGAGTTCACGGCGCGTATGCAGGAATCCACGGAGGTCAGGATCACGGGAAGTGTCGAGAAGGGCGTCGAGGCAACGGCCCGGAGGTTCGGCCTGATCCAGCACGAGAAGGACGCCGTCCTTAGGAACCTGATCGAGGGCGCGGACCTCAGCATGTGGGGCCTCAGTAACGCCGTCACCGCCGCTGCTTCTACGCTTAAAGACTACGACCGCGCCACTGAACTCGAAGCGATTGGCGGCCGGATCCTCAGCCTCACTCCCTCCGAAGCACGCGACATTCTCGCGGCCTGA
- a CDS encoding AAA family ATPase, which yields MSKWYIDEVQVSGGFLPGFLLRLPRGLTCVIGPRGSGKSTLAEAIRYGIGGITGATRPRLDLIQANLGDSIVSLRTSAEGQLPGYHVQRSFRKPAVVTSDNGAVTAIDLDRGTFLPIDGYSSAEIEAIADESVGEKRRSLLDDLRARELGEIQISLATCRRLLEANADQIRAIRRSISDFTEGIEELAEARPRLDSLPAVTTAASTDLLRLTRGIEDNESRTKQLESLVNALRSIQDTFREASLRTLPGRSPQAEEAQSPISSLLREGWKVASAALEEANTTGLAVALRLDVAIDALSVIRSQMDELNARDTALVIEMQELNRSASLAVQERSLAEQAVAHLDGLERERDNARARLTDLLQGRSSLKADYLVERDRISCLREEVATQLQADAGTSVRIRVLRNADALSYQQMLMEGLKGARVRNHEDILSALMRLRPEQLAQIVLNDDLMEFEHQVSLGTERSRRILDAFRQSIDPLSLEVSTIEDRIAIELNVSSGADPNFKDASELSRGQKCTALLPLLLARRETPLVIDQPEDNLDNHFIYATVVEVVRRLKMSRQMIFITHNANIPVLAEADLVVVLNSDGRKGYIEKMGSLDECQDEIIDLLEGGREAFELRRQRYDRVR from the coding sequence ATGTCGAAGTGGTATATTGATGAAGTCCAAGTGAGTGGAGGGTTCTTACCAGGCTTTTTGCTCCGCCTTCCGCGCGGCCTAACCTGCGTGATCGGGCCCCGAGGGAGCGGAAAGTCCACGCTTGCTGAAGCCATCCGGTACGGGATAGGCGGCATTACCGGTGCAACAAGACCGCGCCTGGATCTCATCCAGGCAAACCTGGGCGACTCGATCGTGTCACTTCGGACGTCTGCTGAGGGACAACTACCCGGGTATCACGTCCAGCGAAGCTTTCGCAAACCCGCCGTTGTAACGTCGGACAACGGCGCGGTCACGGCGATCGACCTAGACCGAGGCACCTTTCTCCCGATTGACGGATACAGCAGCGCCGAGATCGAGGCCATAGCAGATGAAAGCGTCGGCGAGAAACGCCGTTCTCTTCTTGATGATCTTCGTGCCCGGGAACTAGGGGAGATTCAGATATCCTTGGCAACCTGCCGCCGCTTACTCGAGGCAAATGCGGATCAGATCAGAGCGATCAGGCGGTCCATCAGTGACTTTACAGAGGGCATCGAGGAACTCGCGGAGGCCCGGCCCCGACTCGATTCGCTTCCGGCTGTGACAACGGCAGCCTCCACTGATCTTCTCCGGCTGACACGAGGAATCGAGGATAACGAGAGCCGAACTAAACAACTAGAGTCACTAGTGAATGCTTTGAGGTCGATCCAGGACACTTTCCGAGAAGCATCACTCCGAACGCTACCCGGGCGTTCGCCGCAGGCCGAAGAGGCTCAATCGCCGATCTCATCGCTGCTGCGGGAGGGATGGAAGGTGGCCTCCGCCGCCTTGGAAGAAGCCAATACCACCGGACTTGCTGTGGCCCTGCGACTGGACGTGGCCATCGATGCATTAAGTGTCATTCGATCCCAGATGGACGAATTGAATGCGCGAGATACCGCCCTTGTAATCGAGATGCAGGAACTGAACCGCTCAGCCAGCCTCGCGGTCCAAGAACGTTCGCTTGCAGAACAAGCTGTAGCGCATCTCGATGGCCTTGAGAGGGAACGCGATAATGCTAGGGCACGCCTAACGGATCTCTTACAAGGAAGGTCTTCGCTCAAGGCAGATTACTTGGTAGAACGTGATCGTATCTCGTGCCTGAGGGAAGAGGTAGCAACCCAACTACAGGCCGACGCTGGCACCAGTGTTCGCATTCGGGTACTGCGGAACGCTGACGCATTGAGCTATCAGCAGATGCTAATGGAAGGCTTGAAAGGCGCTCGAGTCAGGAACCATGAAGACATCTTGAGTGCCCTAATGCGCCTCAGGCCCGAGCAGTTGGCCCAGATTGTTTTGAACGATGATCTCATGGAATTTGAGCACCAAGTATCACTCGGCACTGAACGATCACGCCGCATACTTGACGCCTTTCGCCAAAGCATCGATCCACTCAGCCTGGAGGTATCCACCATCGAAGATCGTATAGCTATCGAGCTTAACGTATCGAGTGGAGCAGATCCCAACTTTAAAGATGCCTCCGAGTTGTCCCGTGGTCAGAAATGCACAGCCCTTCTTCCACTGCTTCTAGCCCGGCGCGAGACGCCACTTGTAATCGATCAGCCTGAAGATAATCTCGACAATCACTTCATCTACGCCACGGTCGTGGAGGTAGTGCGGCGGCTGAAGATGTCGCGTCAGATGATCTTTATCACCCACAATGCCAACATTCCAGTGCTGGCAGAAGCTGATTTAGTCGTGGTACTGAACTCCGATGGTAGGAAAGGCTACATCGAGAAGATGGGCAGCTTGGATGAGTGTCAAGACGAGATCATAGACCTGCTAGAGGGCGGTCGCGAGGCATTTGAGCTCCGGAGGCAGCGGTATGACAGGGTCCGATAG